A DNA window from Hydra vulgaris chromosome 13, alternate assembly HydraT2T_AEP contains the following coding sequences:
- the LOC136089705 gene encoding zinc finger MYM-type protein 5-like — protein MKRTLAKVKKTEAEKEKGAFDKYLSKSVDLFETEKSDKQVESNDIETNISKEITSEASSSFLSGCNAQQNTSELCINISVNTHKDNEDISESREENSNPALCDILKIKDDPATWPNKINQNVRDYLVNKGPPKITVENFPQNEKGLHFSKFHCKRKLKNGEDIERPWLIYSESFDKVYCYYCKLFDTNSDSALATSGFKYSYKIRGS, from the coding sequence ATGAAGAGAACCTTAGCTAAGGTAAAGAAAACTGAAGCAGAGAAAGAAAAAGGTGCGTTTGATAAATATTTGAGTAAATCAGTAGATCTGTTTGAAACTGAAAAATCAGACAAACAAGTCGAGTCAAACGACattgaaacaaatatttctaaagaaattaCATCAGAAGCTAGTAGTAGTTTTCTTTCTGGATGTAATGCTCAACAAAATACATCtgaattatgtataaatatatctgTTAACACGCACAAGGATAATGAGGATATTTCAGAATCAAGAGAAGAAAATTCAAACCCAGCACtatgtgatattttaaagataaaagatGACCCTGCTACATggccaaataaaataaatcaaaatgtcAGAGATTATTTAGTGAACAAAGGACCCCCTAAGATCACTGTAGAAAATTTTCCGCAAAATGAAAAAGGGTTACATTTTTcgaaatttcattgtaaaagaaaattaaaaaatggggAAGATATAGAACGACCATGGCTAATATATTCTGAatcatttgataaagtttactGTTACTATTGCAAACTTTTTGACACAAATTCTGATTCTGCACTTGCTACTTCTGGATTCAAATATTCATACAAGATTAGAGGAtcatga